The sequence TCTCTACCTGAAAATCAGGGGTGATTCCATGAGAGAGGAGCGGTTTGAGCGCGGTTCCTGAGCTTAGGATGATCATCTTGTTGGCATTTTGTCGGATAAAGGGGAGGAGCGCATCTAGACTTGGTCCATTACCCACCACACAAAGGGGCGCATTGAGGCGCTTAGGGTTAAGAAGCACGGGGTGCTTTTGCTCCTCTTTGAGATAGGAGACATTTTCTAAAGCGTTTCTCACCCCAATCATCTCATCCTCAAAAGTTCCCCATCCCCTCGCATTCACCGCATGAGCCTCCGCGATTGCCTCGCGAATCGTAGCGATTTTAGGGGTCTCATAGAGGCTCAGCTCCAATCGCAAGAAGTTGGAGCTCACACGCCGTACCTCAAAAAAGTTTTTGATGAACGCCCGATCGCTCACACTCTCCACAAAGAGATAGCAGGCTCTATCTGAGACCTGATCAAAAAGCGCAGAGAAGTCCACCAGATGACAAGAGATTCTAAAAAGATCCATCGATTCTTCAAAGATGAGCAGGGAGTGAATCTTGGCGTAGCGCTCCCTCAAACACTCTAGATGCAACCCACCTGCCAGCCCTAAAAGCGTCACAGAGGGGAGAAAGTCATTAGGCAGATGCATCCCCTCCGCCAGCATCCCCTCCAAGCTGGCACTCTTTAAGAGCTCATTGTGCATGAGTCCGCTCAAAGGAAACTTCTCCTCATCCATGAAATGAGGGCGGAGGTCGTTAGTGTAAAGCTTCCAGTTGGGATGCGTGAGTGGAGAGGAGGCGAGGTATTTGGCGGAGGCGAGCATTCCATGGCGCCCCTCCACCTCAGGGAAAAGCAGGCTTTTCTCTTGAAGGTTGACGACATTGATTCCCTTCTCATCCAGCCAAAGATTATACTCCCTTGCAGGCTCTTGAAGGGCTTTGGCCAAAGGGTCTGAAAAAGAGGTAAAGAATTGGAGATTAGAGAGGAATCGCTCCTTGAGAGCTTGTTGAATGGTCTTGATATCGGCACTCTCAAGAAGGGTGATTAGGCTCATGGGGGCTCGCTTTTTTAGAGAGCATTGTAGCAAAAAGCAGACAAGGGCGCTAAAAGCGCCCTATGAGTAAGATGAAATTACTGCTTGAGCTGAAGGAGAGTGTTGAGAATCTGGTCGGAAGTGGTGACCGTTTTAGAGTTGGCTTGGAATCCTCTCTGCACCACGATGAGCTGGGTTAAGCTTCGGCTTAGATCCACGTTACTCATCTCTAGAGCCGAAGGAGATATCTTTCCTCTTCCTCCTGAGCCTGCCGTGCCGACGACGGGTTCGCCTGAGTTGGCCGTCTGAGAAAAGAGGTTAGAACCCTCAGCTTGCAAGCCTCCATTGTTGGTGAAAGAAGCGATGGCCACTTGAGCCAGCGCCAAATCTTTCCCATTGCTAAACTCTCCGATAAGCACTCCATTAGAATCAAATCGCCAATCCTCTAAGACTCCAGACTGGTAACCATTTTGATAGATGTTCCCTGTAGCACTCTCTTTATCTGTGCTTGTGAGGCCTTGAAATGTTCCTGAGACCCCAAAATCTAGATCGATTCTCTGGGGAGAGGAGGCTCCGCTTTTAGGGTTAAACTGAATCGTGGGAGGGTTCATCCCTGTGAGCCCCCCATCCTCTCCAAAGGTGACACGACCCCCTTCAAAATAGTTAGGTCTCTCTCCTGAGCCATTCACAAAGGTGGCAGGTTCAGGCACATGGAGACTGAAGCTCCACTCTTGAGGACCCACTTTCCTAAAGGTGACGGTGAGGGTGTGCTTGTTTCCAAGGCTATCCACAATATCAGTCGTTGCTGTATGCTTTGCCGCCATAAGAGAAGCCGAAGTGGTGGAGGAGCCTCCTTCAACCAAGATTCCTGTATTGAGACCCTTCATGGCACTCTTAAAGAGAACGTTACTAGTCACGTTAGTGTCATAATAGCTACTCACCGTTAGGCTTAGATTGCCCGTGGTGGTGTCGCCATCATCTTGGTTAAGAATCTCAAACATTCCTGTTTTGTTGATCGTCACCTTGACCGAGGCGTTAGTGCCTGTACTATCCACATAACCGCCCCCGTGCTTGATGTTGTTGGCATCTTGCTGGAGGAGTGCCCTTAGATCCTCGGTTGTCCTAAAGAGTCGAGAGGTCGAATCGGCATCACTTGCAGTGGTATAAGCATATCGGAACGCGGTGATGGAGTTATCCGCTGCCGTAAAGTTGGCCAAAGCACCGCCTGAAGCGGTGATAATGACATTCTTTTTGCTTGCATTTCCATCAAGACTGTTGTCATTCACCAATCTTAGCTGTCCACCCGTGGCAAAGGCTTCCACGCCTGTCTCGGATTTTTTAGCATTGATGGCGTTTTGAGCCGCCACCAGAGAGCTTACGCCTGAGATGGTCGAATCGTTAGTGAAGGTAATGGTGGTGCCATTGAGAGTGATCGTACCCGTGGTGGCAACTGCAACCGCCTGAGTGGCGGTTGCTTGGCTATAGCTCACCCAAACGCCTTGACCCTCAGAGAGTTTGAGGGCGTTTCCGCTCGCATTAAAGAGTACACCCATGTCTTCGGCCATCTGGATTTTATTGCCTGCACTATCGTATCTCGCGGCGATTCCATCTGCAGCTGTCACACTCGTGGAATCGAGTGCATACATACAACCAAGCTTATCTGTGGTGTCCCCTGCGGTCAAGTTGGCATCTAGATTCACCTGAGTGGTGGCCTTGGCAGGAATCACCATCTTTGGCTCAATCTTGATCCCACTAATAGGCACGGTGGTATCCACCACATTATAGAGCGCATCACTGTAGCAACTGGTGCTACCAGAGTTTAGATCTCGCGTCCAACCCTGCACGATATAACCCGCATTGTTGACCATGTTTCCTGCGGCATCAAATCCAAAAGCTCCATCTCTGGTGTAAGCATTGGTTCGTCCGCCATTCCCACTCACGATAAAAAACCCATCCCCACCGATGGCCAAATCCATCTTGTTGGTGGTATCTTGAATAGAGCCTTGCCCAAAGATCTTGGTCGTGGAGTTAATGCTCGTTCCAAGACCGATGGAGTAATCATTCTGACCTCCAAGGCCTCCATAAGGTGAGGTGGCAATTCGATTGACTTGAGAGAGCATATCCGAGAAGTTCGCCCTAGAGTATTTAAAGCCTGTCGTGTTGACGTTGGCGATGTTGTTACCCTCGACATCTAGCGCGACTTGGTGTGCCTGCATTCC comes from Wolinella succinogenes DSM 1740 and encodes:
- a CDS encoding motility associated factor glycosyltransferase family protein, yielding MSLITLLESADIKTIQQALKERFLSNLQFFTSFSDPLAKALQEPAREYNLWLDEKGINVVNLQEKSLLFPEVEGRHGMLASAKYLASSPLTHPNWKLYTNDLRPHFMDEEKFPLSGLMHNELLKSASLEGMLAEGMHLPNDFLPSVTLLGLAGGLHLECLRERYAKIHSLLIFEESMDLFRISCHLVDFSALFDQVSDRACYLFVESVSDRAFIKNFFEVRRVSSNFLRLELSLYETPKIATIREAIAEAHAVNARGWGTFEDEMIGVRNALENVSYLKEEQKHPVLLNPKRLNAPLCVVGNGPSLDALLPFIRQNANKMIILSSGTALKPLLSHGITPDFQVEIERIDFLHEVLEGAPLGEIPLLSGTMVNPKALSLAKESYLFQRGGSAVSELHKPEFILGFSSPFVGNAAFALACLFGSDVLIAGLDCGYIKGAKKHAQNSFYGEEEIEIPSGCFAVRGNGTKEVYSDSIFSLSRENLENAIKVFTPQMVLNLGEGAYIEGARPTHPAEFELRKIDKKSALEEFKRAFVKETSQLFREEKRDFHLLDWEELVRVFEELWARPVSTKKELFAFIDEAFALLASHSRRHPFIGTLLSGSISHYLQALLLDAIHIPSNDISTFFERARSIFAEGMKRFKSEYAGAVLKARIKSGTAVASSIETLGQ
- the flgE gene encoding flagellar hook protein FlgE yields the protein MLRSLWSGVSGMQAHQVALDVEGNNIANVNTTGFKYSRANFSDMLSQVNRIATSPYGGLGGQNDYSIGLGTSINSTTKIFGQGSIQDTTNKMDLAIGGDGFFIVSGNGGRTNAYTRDGAFGFDAAGNMVNNAGYIVQGWTRDLNSGSTSCYSDALYNVVDTTVPISGIKIEPKMVIPAKATTQVNLDANLTAGDTTDKLGCMYALDSTSVTAADGIAARYDSAGNKIQMAEDMGVLFNASGNALKLSEGQGVWVSYSQATATQAVAVATTGTITLNGTTITFTNDSTISGVSSLVAAQNAINAKKSETGVEAFATGGQLRLVNDNSLDGNASKKNVIITASGGALANFTAADNSITAFRYAYTTASDADSTSRLFRTTEDLRALLQQDANNIKHGGGYVDSTGTNASVKVTINKTGMFEILNQDDGDTTTGNLSLTVSSYYDTNVTSNVLFKSAMKGLNTGILVEGGSSTTSASLMAAKHTATTDIVDSLGNKHTLTVTFRKVGPQEWSFSLHVPEPATFVNGSGERPNYFEGGRVTFGEDGGLTGMNPPTIQFNPKSGASSPQRIDLDFGVSGTFQGLTSTDKESATGNIYQNGYQSGVLEDWRFDSNGVLIGEFSNGKDLALAQVAIASFTNNGGLQAEGSNLFSQTANSGEPVVGTAGSGGRGKISPSALEMSNVDLSRSLTQLIVVQRGFQANSKTVTTSDQILNTLLQLKQ